In the genome of Pyrobaculum islandicum DSM 4184, the window ACGTTGTTTCAATATACGCCGGAGCTTATAGAGCCCACAGTACGCGCCAGAATAGAAAGAGCCATACAGGGCATTGTTAAAAACGGCATTTCTCCCAACAGGTTAATTCAGGAGATAAAATCTGAATTTGAGAAGTATTACAATGATCTCAAGAAACATAGAGATGAAATAAGAAGAGCCCTAGAAACGGTTTTAAACTCTAAAGCTAGGGAAAGGAGTGGAACATATTGAGGTACACCCTTTTGTATGGAAGGCGGGGCCAGACACGTTAATAGAGGCCCCACCAGGTTTTAAATGGGTGGCGATGGAAATAGCCCGTAAGACTGGGGCGACGGTATCTGGTAGACCGGTATGGGGTGCGTGCGACATAAGACCAGACCCACGCTTTAGGAAGATATTCCACTTGGGACATAGCGTGCCCCCCAATGTAGCTTATCTCCTACAGAAAAATCTCGGCGGCGAAATAGAGAGAGTAGAACAAGACTTTTACAGATTTAAAACCGACGGTACAGAGATTTACTTCATTCCTGTGTACTACAAGCCGCCTCCAGATCTCCCGAGGCTTGAGAAAGTGGGAAAGATATACTTCCCCCTGCCCTATAGGAAAATAGCAGAGGTAATACACAAAGAGACAGGGTTTCCTATTGCTAGAGACCCCGTCACGGGATGTTGGGTGGGAGAGCAACCTGGCGACGTAGCATATGTAGTGTCCACAGGGCTTTTCTACCCGCTTACGTTGAAATTCTTCTACCCAGATACAACAGTTTATCTAGTAGATCCATTTCGCAGAGAGGTCAAAGATATTGAGCCAGAGTTTATGAGATTGATAAAACTGAAGGCACGCGCGCATATATCTACGCCAAAGCGTGTCGCCGTGTTGTTAACTACGAAGCCAGGCCAAAGACAAGATGACAAAGCTTTGGAACTCTCGTCGCGGGGACTAGTTATGGTACTACTAGATGAGATCTCCCCGGAATATATTGACGATTTACAATTTGACCTAGTTGTAAATACCGCATGCCCACGTATAGGTATAGATGACATAGATAGAATCAAAACACCGATTTTGAACTACTATGAATATAAAAGAGGCGTCATTGATCCAAGACTTTCAATTAAGCTTATATAACAGAGAGAAGAGAAAGCCTCATAAACCGATTAATAGATAAAAAACTTGATATAAATACTATTCGGTGAAGTTTAAATGTCCAGTATGTGGGAAAGAGGTAAACCTAGAACCCAGATTGGAAGGAGAGCCAATAGGCGGTCTATATGAGGTAATAGTACAACACGAAAGACATTTCGTAAAGGTGTATATAGACAAAAGTGGTTTTATAAGACGAGTTTTCCCAATAGAACATCTCGTTATAATAGATCCTCCGCAATACACTATATATATATACGAAGATAGAGCGGAAATAATAGATCACACCGGAAACATATACATAACAGACTCAGACTATTTATTAAGTGTCGTAAAAAAGATAATAAAGTAATCAATATAGTACAGTCATAGATAGCCCCCTTGCGACGCCGGTCCTCCCGGGAGGGCTCGCCCAAAGTCGAGGGCCCTGGGCAAGAGAGTCTGGGCCACTGGGGTCTGGTAACGGCCCCCTCGGTGGTGAGCTTGGGCCCCTCTTGCCTCGTGACTTCCTTAAGCGATCTCTCGACGTTCTCCTCGACAGCCAACTGCATTCTCGTCACGAGGTCTAGGATTTCCGGTCTCTCTTCGACAAGACGCCATGGTATCTTTAGATTCCGTAGACGTACATGGCTATGTCTAGTGGCAGAGTCGAAATTTCTGTTGGTTATGAAGACTACAGGAGACCACACTAAAAGTTATAATATCAGCTTCAATTAGGCGTAGCCGTATGCTCGGATATTCTGTAAGGTAATCGAAAGAGTGGAGACGCGTCTCTCCCACGCCACATTTTAGCTCTCAGGCTTAAATTGTGGCGCCGGGATTAACTACGTGGAAAAAATAGGCGTAGTTGTCAAATCGCCCTCTATATACTACTATATATTTAGACCATTTCGAGGCGTTGAAATAGATGTCGGCTCTTTTGTAGCTACAGAGGTAGATGGACTACGCGTCATTTCTCGCATCACAGCTATTAGACACAGAAATGCCGCGACAGATCCAAGACTTATCGCACAGTTTGACGACGAGAATGTAATAAGGGAAATTAAGGAGACTCTAGGCATAGAAGACGTCTTGTATTACACAGAGGCGAGAGCTGTCGTATTAGGCGCTAGAGTCGGACGTAGGATATTGAAACCTCAAAAGCCAGTGAAACCTCTCAGCTACGTCTATAGAATTGTAGAACGTGAATTAGAAGAGTTTTTCGCACCGCCTGAAGACGGAACGTATATCACTATAGGTAGAATAAGGGGCACGAACATATCTGCAAAAATCAACGCCGAAAAACTAGTTACTCACCACTGCGCTATATTAGCCAGCACAGGAGCTGGGAAGAGT includes:
- the dph2 gene encoding diphthamide biosynthesis enzyme Dph2, producing MEHIEVHPFVWKAGPDTLIEAPPGFKWVAMEIARKTGATVSGRPVWGACDIRPDPRFRKIFHLGHSVPPNVAYLLQKNLGGEIERVEQDFYRFKTDGTEIYFIPVYYKPPPDLPRLEKVGKIYFPLPYRKIAEVIHKETGFPIARDPVTGCWVGEQPGDVAYVVSTGLFYPLTLKFFYPDTTVYLVDPFRREVKDIEPEFMRLIKLKARAHISTPKRVAVLLTTKPGQRQDDKALELSSRGLVMVLLDEISPEYIDDLQFDLVVNTACPRIGIDDIDRIKTPILNYYEYKRGVIDPRLSIKLI